A region from the Toxotes jaculatrix isolate fToxJac2 chromosome 2, fToxJac2.pri, whole genome shotgun sequence genome encodes:
- the LOC121187285 gene encoding membrane-associated guanylate kinase, WW and PDZ domain-containing protein 3, which produces MSKTAVKKLHWRSKVQDCFVPLLGSSGELGISIGGGADYGEFPFVTSAPGGGLTVGDIILEIGGTPVLGMTLGDVRGVLNSCPHPIRIKTVSPGSTLCKDLRLYLSKCFTPGSVDSQLQQVIRENLYLRAVPCTTRRPRDGEISGVDYNFVSIEEFFSLEESGALLESGKFKGNYYGTPRPVHISPESPPITYQEHRNLLRNFRTRSKSLSNLEKAAEDGENSEDDSGLSGGSAGVSSSVPPSHRSPGRPRASSSGGDGCAIENGIICSRSGARVRAVMPDHWEQAFSDPGESHYDRNPKRTSWQSPRASSKETVYKNEWFTDHPGELRGFPVHTHLTKGSRGFGFNIVGGSRPREFLQVYSVTASGPSALKTADILVYINDVCVLGVSHKEVVEMLKSVPVGHSVDVEVRRGYPMLYNPDGCPKQPPPRLLDSGDPILPPTTSQPQPLHQLPRLPTPTPQAHHFNFNGVHSDRRYMEPGVTLDANGNAMSFAIKQPPSYRRSSMSNAASSSPMRPPRSLRSLARLQSLDPSLASQSDSEVVSAIGSHRASMIRNHNNNSLSTPPHPLRYGTSKSSESDLSTCTLSGSRLPLPQSPRRPSSSPGGPRSTHSHLFRPQTSHLRPPPTPDNPHHRSFNGFHGNTSPTASPSSVSSPGAMSVGSGFGSGGELVPVALAQTEGDRGLGFSVTAGGPGGRMTIVKRVWDRKQCNSLQPGDAIVKINGADVQSLSFAQVQTVLQEHTKQGEVTLLVYRGAIYHSAVSPASLRRLPPPLLRPPPPPVGSDGSTVLPEALPMPRASISTPPSPAPTRSSLIQSTSFLESIPVTLTMEPKDWINTGLEDEADGVTVPDSGLERQSRERTRPLRGFDVELRRKPGEGFGFVIASQDVENGKAASLLPHRFVTVRRGSPAAKSGQIRPGDRLEAVEGRSVVTLPHRELAQILRRVGNTLRLTIVPRPSTYSSGLSETTEYDPGHRSRKGQRSRPKRDSRYYSVDLDRGPSGFGFSLRGGSEYNMGLYVLGLMEGGPASRSQKMQVSDQLVEINGDSTAGMTHSQAVEQIRRGGHRIHLVLKRGNGYVPDYGREHRITSPSLLRHPKEQGLAAVDSTGRRGHSSKQRRSRSSNGHGKEKGTGRRRRRASEGGGRSGLQSPISEQGEGSREARDRRRRRRRGSQSLTRDVLRNYDDSDMEKGTVRGRKRERRRRKSRSEERMVEGEEDPEEEKDVPAVEERVEDRKEELEERVNLERAESKYSIILPIANQKLPRPKQNWEAVYEENWDMAAEYRELRKTMELEEQRSWDDDRGGSKETELNEDEKDDDLSGRIKRPLPSVAVIDPVSERKFFSSLTSALSIEQLGDDESESGGSQSDGSVSAASISGLSLAATGAGGHRAVVLPGPWLTPSQQRVAQVVGGNRHPGGQAGQEGGRGAVS; this is translated from the exons ATGTCTAAGACAGCGGTGAAGAAGCTGCACTGGCGTTCCAAGGTGCAGGACTGCTTCGTCCCTTTGCTAGGCTCGTCGGGGGAGCTGGGGATCTCCATTGGTGGAGGAGCAGATTATGGAGAGTTTCCTTTTGTCACGTCGGCTCCGGGGGGAGGACTCACAGTGGGTGATATCATCCTAGAAATTGGGGGAACACCTGTGTTAGGGATGACATTGGGAGATGTCCGTGGTGTTCTCAACTCCTGCCCCCATCCTATCCGCATTAAAACTGTGTCACCAG GCTCCACATTGTGCAAGGATCTCAGGTTGTATCTGAGTAAGTGCTTCACACCCGGCTCAGTGGACAGCCAACTTCAGCAGGTCATCCGAGAGAACCTCTACCTCCGCGCTGTACCTT GTACAACCAGACGGCCCAGGGACGGGGAAATCTCAGGGGTAGACTACAACTTCGTCTCCATTGAGGAGTTCTTCTCCTTGGAGGAGTCAGGAGCACTGCTTGAGAGCGGCAAGTTCAAAG GGAATTACTACGGCACACCTCGACCCGTTCACATCAGCCCAGAGAGCCCCCCCATCACCTACCAGGAACACCGCAACCTGCTCAGAAACTTCCGCACACGCAGCAAATCGCTCAGCAACCTAGAGAAGGCTGCAGAGGACGGTGAAAACAGCGAGGACGACTCAGGCCTGTCAG GAGGCTCTGCAGGTGTCAGCAGCAGTGTCCCTCCAAGCCACCGCTCCCCTGGTCGGCCGCGGGCATCCAGCAGCGGCGGGGATGGTTGTGCCATAGAGAACGGGATCATCTGCAGCAGAAGTGGTGCCAGAGTGAGAGCGGTGATGCCAGATCACTGGGAGCAGGCCTTTAGTGACCCAGGAGAGTCTCATTACGA TCGCAACCCAAAGAGGACCAGCTGGCAGAGTCCTCGAGCCTCAAGCAAGGAGACAGTCTACAAAAATGAAT GGTTCACAGATCATCCTGGGGAGCTTCGGGGTTTCCCTGTCCACACACACTTGACCAAAGGCTCCAGAGGGTTTGGTTTCAATATTGTGGGGGGCAGCAGGCCAAGAGAGTTCCTCCAGGTCTACAGTGTGACTGCAAGTGGACCTTCAGCACTCAAGACAG CGGACATCCTTGTGTACATcaatgatgtttgtgtgttgggaGTGTCTCACAAAGAGGTGGTAGAGATGCTCAAGTCGGTGCCTGTGGGCCACAGCGTGGATGTAGAGGTTAGAAGAGGGTATCCCATGCTCTACAACCCCGACGGCTGTCCCAAGCAGCCCCCACCGAGGCTACTGGACAGCGGGGACCCCATCCTACCACCTACCACCTCCCAGCCTCAGCCTCTTCACCAGCTACCTCGCCTCCCAACACCCACTCCCCAGGCCCATCACTTTAACTTTAATGgggtccacagtgacaggagATACATGGAACCAGGGGTGACTCTAGATGCAAATGGAAATGCAATGTCATTCGCAATCAAACAGCCGCCCTCATACAGACGCTCCAGTATGAGCAATGCTGCCTCCTCATCCCCCATGCGCCCGCCTCGTTCCTTGAGAAGTTTAGCCCGGCTGCAGTCACTCGACCCATCCCTGGCCAGCCAGAGTGACAGTGAAGTTGTTTCTGCGATCGGTTCACACAG gGCATCAATGATTCGTAATCACAACAACAACTCCCTCTCAACACCCCCCCATCCTCTACGTTATGGCACATCCAAGTCGTCTGAGAGTGACCTGTCCACCTGCACCCTGTCTGGGTCACGGCTGCCCCTGCCTCAGTCACCCAGGAGGCCGTCTTCCTCCCCCGGCGGCCCCCGCAGCACTCACTCCCACCTCTTCAGACCCCAGACCTCCCACCTCAGACCTCCTCCCACCCCGGACAACCCCCACCACCGCAGCTTCAACGGTTTCCATGGTAACACCAGCCCCACAGCGAGTCCCAGCAGTGTGTCCTCCCCTGGGGCAATGAGTGTGGGCAGTGGATTTGGCAGCGGAGGGGAGCTGGTGCCAGTGGCCTTGGCCCAgactgaaggagacagaggcCTCGGCTTCAGCGTGACGGCTGGTGGTCCGGGAGGCAGGATGACTATAGTGAAAAGAGTCTGGGACAGGAAACAGTGCAACTCCCTGCAGCCAGGGGATGCTATTGTCAAAATCAATGGAGCTGATGTCCAGAGCCTTAGCTTTGCACAG gtGCAAACAGTTCTCCAAGAACACACCAAACAGGGAGAAGTCACCTTACTGGTTTACAGAGGAG CCATCTACCATTCAGCCGTCTCCCCGGCCTCACTTCGGAGACTCCCTCCGCCTCTTCTCcgcccacctcctccacctgttGGCTCAGACGGCTCCACTGTGCTCCCAGAAGCACTGCCTATGCCGCGTGCTTCCATCAGCACTCCTCCCTCCCCAGCCCCAACACGTTCCTCGCTGATCCAGAGCACCAGTTTCTTGGAGTCGATTCCAGTGACCCTGACGATGGAGCCCAAAGACTGGATCAACACGGGCCTGGAGGATGAGGCGGATGGTGTCACAGTGCCTGATTCCGGTCTGGAGAGGCAGAGCAGGGAACGAACTCGGCCGTTGCGAGGGTTTGACGTGGAGCTGAGGAGAAAGCCAGGAGAGGGCTTTGGGTTCGTCATTGCCTCTCAGGATGTGGAGAATGGCAAAG ctgcttctctgctccCTCACCGGTTTGTGACGGTCCGTCGAGGCAGCCCAGCAGCCAAGAGTGGGCAGATCCGGCCTGGAGATCGACTGGAGGCAGTAGAGGGACGCTCAGTGGTGACTCTGCCTCATCGGGAGCTTGCTCAGATACTTCGCAGAGTGGGAAACACTCTACGGCTCACCATTGTCCCCCGTCCAAGCACCT ACTCTTCAGGCCTTTCAGAAACAACTGAATATGACCCCGGtcacagaagcagaaaaggtcagaggtcacgtcCAAAG CGTGACTCCAGGTATTACAGTGTGGACCTGGATCGTGGCCCCTCAGGCTTTGGCTTCAGCCTCAGGGGGGGCAGTGAGTACAACATGGGCCTCTATGTCCTGGGACTGATGGAGGGGGGGCCAGCCTCGCGGAGCCAGAAAATGCAG gtgaGTGATCAGCTTGTAGAGATCAATGGGGACAGTACAGCAGGGATGACCCACAGCCAGGCTGTCGAGCAGATCCGCAGAGGAGGCCACCGCATCCACCTGGTGCTCAAAAGAGGAAATGGCTATGTACCTGACTATG GCCGTGAGCACAGAAtcacctccccctccctcctgcgTCACCCCAAGGAGCAGGGTTTGGCTGCAGTAGACTCCACTGGGCGGAGGGGGCACAGCtccaaacagaggaggagcaggtcttCAAATGGACACGGGAAAGAAAAAGGGactggaaggagaagaagacgGGCCTCAGAGGGAGGGGGACGCTCGGGTTTACAAAGCCCCATCTCTGAGCAGGGAGAAGGGTCTCGGGAAGCcagggacaggaggaggagaagaaggagagggtCTCAGAGTCTAACCAGAGATGTCCTCAGGAATTATGATGATAGTGACATGGAAAAAGGAACAGtgaggggaagaaaaagggagaggagaaggagaaaaagcagGAGTGAGGAGAGAATGgtagagggagaggaggacccagaggaagagaaagatgtACCTGCTGTTGAGGAGAGGGTGGAAGATAGGAAGGAAGAGTTGGAGGAGAGAGTGAATTTAGAGAGAGCCGAGAGTAAATACAGTATTATCCTACCCATTGCAAACCAAAAGCTTCCCAGACCCAAACAGAACTGGGAGGCTGTGTATGAAGAAAACTGGGACATGGCAGCAGAGTACAGGGAACTGAGGAAAACaatggagctggaggagcagaggtcATGGGATGATGACAGGGGTGGAAGTAAAGAGACAGAGCTGAATGAGGATGAGAAAGACGACGATTTGAGTGGGCGCATCAAGAGGCCTTTACCAAGTGTTGCTGTGATAGATCCggtgtcagagagaaagttcTTCTCGTCCCTCACCTCTGCGCTGTCCATAGAGCAGCTGGGAGACGATGAGTCAGAGTCTGGAGGCAGCCAATCTGATGGCAGCGTGTCTGCTGCCAGCATCTCAGGCCTTTCACTGGCCGCCACAGGAGCAGGCGGGCACAGGGCCGTGGTGCTGCCAGGCCCTTGGCTCACACCCAGCCAACAGAGGGTGGCACAGGTTGTAGGGGGGAACAGGCACCCCGGAGGGCAGGCAggacaggagggaggaagaggtgcTGTCTCCTAA